Within Mustela nigripes isolate SB6536 chromosome 3, MUSNIG.SB6536, whole genome shotgun sequence, the genomic segment acccaacttttgtagcaacatggacgggatggaagagattatgctgagtgaaataagtcaagcagggagagtcaattatcatatggtttcacttatttgtggagcaaaagaaataacatggaggacatggggagatggagaggagaagggagttgagggaaattggaaggggaggtgaaccatgagagactatggactctgaaaaacaatctgagggttttgaaggggtggggagtgggaggttggggagcctggtggtgggtattatggaaagCACATACTGCATGTGcacatagagcactgggtgtggtgcataaacaatgaattctgttacactgaaaagaaattaaattaaaaaaaatatatacagtatttgCAGCTAGAGAGCAAGCTTTCCATGCTCCCACTGGTGCCCTAAGGTCTGCATCCTGATGTGCCCTTCATATCCTGACCCCACACCTTAGCCACTGTGGCCCCTGCGGGATGTTCTTCCCACACTAGTCTGTCAGGTCAACACTACTCAGACTGAAGGCTTCCTGGGGGGCCACCACTTTATTGAAGTCTGTGCTGACTCTTCCTGCTGTCTCCCTCAAACCGACCTTGCTTTCCCTTCCTCAGCTGGGATACAGTGAGAACAGCTCAGTGGAACTTGGGTTTTCGTAGCTGgctcttcttccctctgctctaGGTCTCCTGAAGGCAGCAGCGCTGTGCCTGTTCCCTGTGCACTCACACAAAACATCACAGAATTTCTGAAtggatgagtgagtgaatgaatgaatacgtACATGAATATGAAACTGTGGAAATCCAACAGCTTACAGACCAGGTAAGGCAGAAGGTGGGGACACAGAAGCAGGAGCACAGGTATACACGGAGGTCTGAAAGTAGTACcagataaaaacaaaccaaccaacccagaTTTACCTTCACTTAGTACTCCTAAAGACACGATCTCCCCAGGCGGCGAGCCATGGTACCAGTATTTCAATGTAGTAGCTATACTGTGCGCAGCTAAGATGGCTCCAAATTGTTTTCCTGTGGCTGTCAGCTTTTTAAGAGTTTCTACGTATTGTCTGTTTACCCACTcactgtaaagaaagaaagaaatgaatttacgagggagggaggaatgggaatGAAGCAATGCTCCTTGGGTCAATGGATCTCAGTAGAAGAAATCATCTCCATAAAGGAGAAATATGACGTCCTGTGCACCTTCCTTCTTCAACATTCTTCAATCCTATAAAAGGTCAATCGAAAAGTAATGAAATATCACAGAAAGGAATCCTGAAGTGTcaagtgaaaaacaaatgaaatatcgGAACACAGAAAAAGTAGTCAGACTCCAAGAACAGTTACTCCCGttacaaagaatttattttatgcaGATGTTATCTTGGAACCAGTGGTATCCTTTATCCTAAAGAAAATGATATCCTAACACATTGAATTATGCACAGTGAGAACTGGGGAAATAACCAAGTCGTTGTTATCATCTCAAGTTCAAATTCAGGGAGTCGTCCAGCTGATAAAGGGCTGTTCCTCCTGAGCCAGCGCCTACAGCTCCAGGAGACACTGcctttacccaaaggaaacaggTACCAGGGGGGTGGGCTTGGCGGCACACCATTTCTGAGCATGGAAAAAGTATCCCTGGCCTGAGGAAGGGGCAATGGACAGGAAGTGTTACAGCTGGAAAGGGGCTGCAAAGCTTAGAAAGAGGCTTCAGAGctgctccttcccttctctcctcccctgccctgtcaTAAAGATGGTGCTGACTGCGGTCGGGGGAGGGGCCTTGGGGCTGTACCAAGCCATTTCATCTCCCTAACGACCCTGTAAGACCCAGACTATGAGaccatttccattttgcagatgaaaaacctgaggcacagagaggttacaTAACATctctaaagtcacacagctaagaagtAGCTGCTTGAGAATCCCAACCCAAGCGGCTTGGTTCTAGAGATCGTGCTCTTTCCCCGGTCCTCAGTCCTGCCTCTCCTGGAGCAGAATGTCCAGCATGGCCAGGGCCCGCTCACTGTCTTAATTCCTTATTCTCGAAAATGTTTCCACCAATTTCAATTTGGatacatgtctctctctctctgtgttaaataagaCTCATTTTGCATATGCTTGCTTTAGAGATAAATTTAAAGGACTATGTGAGCTACTTTAGGGATactctgaaatataaaaattcataatagtaaaatcaaataaattggATGTGGGGATTGGCCAGTTGTGATTCTGTgaaattttctgtatcttcaatAGAGCACATAAACAAAGGTGATTATGAACAATGCCAGTGTCACATCATTGTGGTACAAAGACTTCTAAGATGATTTAAAGAATTATAACAATCATTCTATATGTCTCCAGCATTGTTAGTATACCTCACTTAAAAATATACCTTACCTATCAAAAATCAAGCTCAAAACAGGGCGTGAATAGTTAGGAGGTCCCCAAATAGCACTCTCATATCTGTAAATCCTGGCTTTTCTCAGATCGATGTAGTTGTTTCCACTAATATTACCCCAAACTATCACATTTTTGATGCCTgcgaagaaaaagaaatttaaaattaacataataatgtgcatgcatagaaaaaaatgacctgtactctattttttgttttagggtTGATCTTTTTGCTGTAAAATGATCTACGTTTATGCTTCCCCCGAACGTACAAATGACATGGATGATTTCTTGGATCATCAGGGATTGGCAATTCCTAATCATGGTCATGTGTAGACCATATAAGTGAGTTCAAGAAATACTGAAATGCTCCCTGGAAGACATTGCTACTGAAAATTATACTACTGGTGTGGTCCTAATGTAAACCCTCTGCTTAGAGTGTTTAGAACTTTTTATCTGCTTTGGTTCTGACGAAGAGTTCTTGATTCTAGCCTGGAATAGAGATTTGGTCAAATCCCTTAAGACCTGGATGGGTTTCATTTCCTTGCAGAAGGAAGGCGTTATAACGAGAGGACCCCAGGAACATTCTAATCAATAAGTAATTGAATTAGATTCTGTGTGTGAGGCATTTTGAGTGGAAGGTTTAGAAGGAAACACATCACCCCAACTCCTTGCAGCattctgggggtggagggaagcaggtaAGAAAGCAACTACTGTACAAAGTGATATGTACTgtgaaggaaaataagagaatagGGGTTAGAAAGAAATAGGGATTAAAATCTCTATGATTCTAAAGCTGTGGATCTTCTAGGAATGGTGTAACTGCAGTGATAATAAGTCATTTTATTGGTTTgttaacttatttatttgcttgaagACTATCCAAAGTCTAACCACTTCCTACGGTGGAGATTAAATTCTCTACTGCTATGCATGAGGTAAGATTGCTGTGTGGTTTCAAGTAATGAAATATCCTTTCTGACTTGGCTTATCTAGGAGTTCACTTTTCTCAGACAATAACAAGTTGAGGTAGGCAGTAACACTGGTGGTTGCTCAGCAGCTCAAAGATGCTATTCTCTTGGCCTGCCCCTCATGGTCCTAAAACAGCTGCAGCAGCTCCAAGTATCACATTCGCACACGGTTGTGTTCAAAGGCAGGCAGTAGGGAAAAGAATTTTTCTTGTCAGACTTCAGGCTCTATATAGCTCTGCTAGAGAAAATCATAGTGGACATCTGCTGTTTTTCCTCCTAACATTGCTTCCTACTGCTTTTCTTTAACAGCATCCCGGTTTTCCTTTAAATAACTACCCTTTCTCAATTTCAGTCCATATGGCTTGGGGTGGGGCTGTCCTTATCCCTCAGGTCTATCAATAGGCATGAGTCCCAGATTCCAGACTCCTGGCCATGACGATTGATTTGGAGATGGGCAAATGGCCCaagcctggccaatgagatatTATTTTGCTACTTTTGTGCACTCGAGAGAGCAAGCCCTCTTTCTCCAGAGGTAAGCTCAAGCTCAGCCATGAATGCATGAGTCTGGAAACACCAGTGGCCAATTTGCCGCTTCATACAGAGAGCCTGACTGAGAATCAAACCAGTGCTGAGGAAAGTAGAACAGAGTAATAgatcaagagagagcacaagtcagtcCTGCTGTCGTCAGTGGAGCCTCAGCATCCACCTATGCCTGAAAAAaagctctctctctgactaatcTCTTTGAGTGGACTTGCTGTCACTCGCAACAGAGTTTCAACCAACCCAGTGCACATGGTCTGATGTCACACATAACAGGGTTATATGTGAACAAAACTCAAGGGATATCCTGGAAAGATCTGTTACCTTCTTGGGATCTGGGCTCTTCCCTGAATGACTCTCCTTGACGTCAAGGAGACATCACTGGTGTTAGTTCCCCTTGCTCCACTGGCGTTGTTGGCTGTGCTCTGCAGACCATTCCCATTGACTGCTGTCCCTCCAAAGCCTCTCTTTCCTTTACccaacatttttccatttatctttcttctgcttctcatATGCTTATTGGCTTTGGGTATAGGAGAGCATACAATTTATGGCACCACCAGGCCCATATGAGAGCAGCTTTCTGGTTGAAAGTCCCCaccttgttttaaattttgtaacaCTGCCTCTTCTTGGCACTTTGATGTCATATCAGACATATCAGAAATCTTTTGTGATAAAGCAGTGTCTACATACCTGTATGTAAGGTTGGCACAGAGATAAAATGattagaaaatgtttctttttttcctactgaaaaattttatagtaatttgGCTAGGGTAATCACTGGTCCTGGGGGTGAGGCACTGAAGATCTGTATGCGAGAATACCAGCAGAGATGGTTCTTGGGCCTCACTGTAAAGCAATGGGTGAAACAGTTCTTGCTATAATGTGTTAGGGGCTCCCCAAAGCCCTTTATAGCCCTGAATTAGAGCATGCCAGGCTCACATTTCATTGTCTCCCCATTGTCTTGAGGGAATGCCTTGTACCTCCCTGCGTTCTCAATGGGCTTTTTTGCACCTGCTCCATCTCAAGGCACCGACACCTAACATCTTTGTTGAAGATGATAAATGTTTTCCAATACAGCACTCCCCTTTTAAATACAATAATCCATTTTCTGATCTAGTCTCATCCTCATGAGGTTCTGATGTCTACCAGTTCCAAGACTAATTGGGGCCAGAGGCTGATCAGATAGCAGGACCCCGCGAACAAGTTTAATAACCTTGCATTGTTAcatgggtggggagtggggtgaggCCACTTAAACACATCCCTgacgattttttttaaagatttttttaaaacatggattaCCTTAGTtgattattattatgaaaaattgaaatattagGTTTCAAATTATAAcatgaaaaatggaaatcttATTATAGTAAAcattggtttaattttttaaatgatggacaAAGTCAGCCTATCAggaaaaactgtaagaaaaaaatgttcgCACTGCAGGCAAATCACACAGTAGGGAGATCTTTGTATCTGCTTCATACTTTCTATTCCAAATATCTAGAATGTCTAGAATAATCCTAAGGGGCATGTTCCTAGCAGATTTGAAATCACATTgttgaaaaatagaaacagggggcacctaggtggctcagtggattaaagcctctgtcttcggctgaggtcataatcccagggtactgggatccagccccgcatcgggctctcttctcagcagggagcctgctctctctgcctacttgtattctgtctgtcaaataaataaatataatcttaaaaaaaaaatagaatcagaaaCAGAAGATCACTCACACGAGGGGGTTGTTCTTAGTTTTCTGGCCAGTGCAGCTCTAGCTTGGCCTTCCACACCCAGCGCCACGGCGATGATGTTGTGGGCCACATTTGGGGCGTATCTCATAAGCAGAAATGTTTTAAGATTCACAAATGTTTTTCCTCCCACAATAACTCTGACAGAATCGTGAGCATTTTTCTCGATCAGGTATCCATAGAGCCTACACGGAGGAAGCTGGCTTCGAATGCAGTCCTCTAGACTGTACACCTCCCCGTCAGTGTTCTCATCCAGGATGATGATCACGTGGGCTTGGCGGAAGGCGTCCTCCACTTGGGTGCAGATGGAGATGCTCCGGAGCAAGGGGGCCACCAGGTCTCGCATCTCTGTCATGATAATGTGGAGATCTTCTTCTGCCTGCTTATTGCCAAGTAGATTCAGGCTAATTTCCGTGTGCATTCCAAATACTTCGCCACTTGTCAAGATGGGAATTAGGTTGTAGCAGACACGACCAGATGCGCTAATAAAAACGCAAAGCCGGATTATGAACAGTTAAATCTTTTGTTCCTGCTAAGCCTTTATTCTTAATAGATATTTCTGCAGGTCCATTAATAGGGTGGTTTACTATCTTAAATAGACATAGACTTTTTAAGGCAAGAAAGCAAAAGTTGAGCAAAAAAGTGCTTGCTACTAATCCCTTGCTCTGGCCATCTGAAAACAATCCCCAAATAAGAAATGTACTTGCTTAAAAAGActtcaaataaaatagaatatggaGAAAGCAACATTTAAAAGAATGGTTTCATAGTActttaattacatatttacattttcttataaaaagtcaaggaaataaCAAGTTTTATTTAACCATAGCTCTTTCCTACTTTATACTTTCATCTATAAAGTCATGACATTTTTTTGGGAGAGGACTGTCTTTTCTAAATCCTTGTAAAGAAGCCTAGGATCAGCCTAGGCTAGGTATCATGTATCTGTACCCACAACTCAGCAAGTATCTGGGTACTCTATAGCTTGGCTACCAATCGACAGGTGTAATCAGCCTGATGGGAGTTTGGAAATGCATCTGGGCATTTTTGAATTTCACAGTGGGTTTAGGGAAGGGTTCAATGAAGGTGTCATCTGTATCtgtaccattttaatcatttaaaaatatctaaaggagatgtaatatttattaaatctggGTGTGAGGTTCATGTTGTACAATGAGGTACATCATTCCTAATTCTTTTCTGTATTGAACTATTTCATAAcaaataatttcccaaagaaGCATTATGTTAGGATACATGCAGGTGTAGTAAGAAAGAAGGGCAGTGtgtgagagacacagtgagggctggggagggagagagagagcaaaaggacAGCAAAGgacaccgagagagagagagagggagtgcagaGACAGAAGGTGCTAATGGAGGTGTGCCCAAGACTGAATGCGTGAGAAACAAgagataagaaaaaggaagaaggagcaaAACTGAGGTGTAGTAATAAACCCTGACaggtttgctttctgttttttataagtTTTGATTGCTGAGGAGGTATCCGCTTCAAAGATGTCTACGTGTAATAAATGCACTGCCAGCCACACCACTATGGCGCTAGGGGTCCTCCCACTCTGAGGCTCCATTGTTTTAGACATCTCCGATGTCAATAACCAGCCAGCTGGACcacctgtttttttctctttccaagctGTAAGTTTCCACTCCTAAGTTTTAAATTCAGCAATATACAGTGAGCCCACCAAACCTAAGTCCCCCACTCTCAACCCCAATAAAAGCAAAGCCCCAGGCCCACGTGggctcacatgttctctctctctgtctgtctgtctgtctctccccaccaGTGACTTCACTGTGTGGCTTCAGGGGTGCCATGTCATTTCCAGGATGTATAGGTAACAAACCCCTTTTCCCCATGTTTCCTGATGGTTATTGCTAAGGGGGTCTTGCAAACGTAGTAAGAACCATGGGCTGGTCCCGCCACACACTGGTTACTGAGGCCGGCACTCAACAGGAGGATAGCCCTAGCAAGTGGGAAAGAGTGGGAGGGCAGCAGGCAGTGCGACCAGAGTGGGGCGAGGAGAAAGAGAGCgagggaatgggagggaggggggcatgGCGAAGAGCAAGAAGGCCAGCAGCGGATAGCATGAGACACACAGAATGAGGGGACAAGAGATAAGGACAGGGTTATCAACGGAATGATCTTTGCTATACGGTTGCTCCTAGATTtcatacgtgtgtgtatatacacatacctatAACCTAAAACTTAAATATGCAGCTATATTGGGGGATATACATGTAGATACTCACATATCTATACATGCACATATCTACACATATGGATCTCAAACTTGAGATTCAGGTGTTCTTCCACCATGGATTGAATCCCTTTCTAAATAACACCCAATCTCATGAGTCCTGGAGTTCGACTGTCCCACCTGGTGATCCAAACCTGCAAAGGCTGGATGAGGTCTTTCCTGGTTTCTTCCTCCAGTTCTTTCTCCTTATGTGTCTCCAGGTTCTCTTGGGCAATTAACTTCATCAGCTCAGTGGTCATGCTAGAGGTGACACCATAGTAAAGCtaaatattaggaaagaaaatgtcaagaCTGACAATGATCATGATGGAAAGTTCTTGTTGAAAgccagaacagaatagagagagcactagagggtactatgttaagcaaaacaaatcagccagagaaagacaattatcatatgatctctctgatatgaggactttgagaggtggggtgggagggtcctgagggatagggagggaaacaatgaaacaatatggggccagggagggagacaaaccatgagagactcttaatgtcggggaaac encodes:
- the MDH1B gene encoding putative malate dehydrogenase 1B isoform X1, with the translated sequence MAKFVLAGRADCPYYAKAELLADYLQKNLPDFRVHKITQHPQVWEEWLKDLCEKNKWNHKKSPIIWRELLDRGGKGLLLGGYNEFLEYAQLYYGVTSSMTTELMKLIAQENLETHKEKELEEETRKDLIQPLQVWITSASGRVCYNLIPILTSGEVFGMHTEISLNLLGNKQAEEDLHIIMTEMRDLVAPLLRSISICTQVEDAFRQAHVIIILDENTDGEVYSLEDCIRSQLPPCRLYGYLIEKNAHDSVRVIVGGKTFVNLKTFLLMRYAPNVAHNIIAVALGVEGQARAALARKLRTTPSCIKNVIVWGNISGNNYIDLRKARIYRYESAIWGPPNYSRPVLSLIFDSEWVNRQYVETLKKLTATGKQFGAILAAHSIATTLKYWYHGSPPGEIVSLGVLSEGQFGIPEGIVFSMPVKFENGTWVALTDLKDIEISEPIMTRMTSDLIQEKLVALGDLISFQPYQSAVNLLDLTPQPTSEKPFGQEAINDSEDKSVEEQQIN
- the MDH1B gene encoding putative malate dehydrogenase 1B isoform X4 is translated as MTTELMKLIAQENLETHKEKELEEETRKDLIQPLQVWITSASGRVCYNLIPILTSGEVFGMHTEISLNLLGNKQAEEDLHIIMTEMRDLVAPLLRSISICTQVEDAFRQAHVIIILDENTDGEVYSLEDCIRSQLPPCRLYGYLIEKNAHDSVRVIVGGKTFVNLKTFLLMRYAPNVAHNIIAVALGVEGQARAALARKLRTTPSCIKNVIVWGNISGNNYIDLRKARIYRYESAIWGPPNYSRPVLSLIFDSEWVNRQYVETLKKLTATGKQFGAILAAHSIATTLKYWYHGSPPGEIVSLGVLSEGQFGIPEGIVFSMPVKFENGTWVALTDLKDIEISEPIMTRMTSDLIQEKLVALGDLISFQPYQSAVNLLDLTPQPTSEKPFGQEAINDSEDKSVEEQQIN
- the MDH1B gene encoding putative malate dehydrogenase 1B isoform X3, producing MNSWNMPSMTTELMKLIAQENLETHKEKELEEETRKDLIQPLQVWITSASGRVCYNLIPILTSGEVFGMHTEISLNLLGNKQAEEDLHIIMTEMRDLVAPLLRSISICTQVEDAFRQAHVIIILDENTDGEVYSLEDCIRSQLPPCRLYGYLIEKNAHDSVRVIVGGKTFVNLKTFLLMRYAPNVAHNIIAVALGVEGQARAALARKLRTTPSCIKNVIVWGNISGNNYIDLRKARIYRYESAIWGPPNYSRPVLSLIFDSEWVNRQYVETLKKLTATGKQFGAILAAHSIATTLKYWYHGSPPGEIVSLGVLSEGQFGIPEGIVFSMPVKFENGTWVALTDLKDIEISEPIMTRMTSDLIQEKLVALGDLISFQPYQSAVNLLDLTPQPTSEKPFGQEAINDSEDKSVEEQQIN
- the MDH1B gene encoding putative malate dehydrogenase 1B isoform X2 gives rise to the protein MAKFVLAGRADCPYYAKAELLADYLQKNLPDFRVHKITQHPQVWEEWLKDLCEKNKWNHKKSPIIWRELLDRGGKGLLLGGYNEFLEYAQLYYGVTSSMTTELMKLIAQENLETHKEKELEEETRKDLIQPLQVWITSASGRVCYNLIPILTSGEVFGMHTEISLNLLGNKQAEEDLHIIMTEMRDLVAPLLRSISICTQVEDAFRQAHVIIILDENTDGEVYSLEDCIRSQLPPCRLYGYLIEKNAHDSVRVIVGGKTFVNLKTFLLMRYAPNVAHNIIAVALGVEGQARAALARKLRTTPSCIKNVIVWGNISGNNYIDLRKARIYRYESAIWGPPNYSRPVLSLIFDSEWVNRQYVETLKKLTATGKQFGAILAAHSIATTLKYWYHGSPPGEIVSLGVLSEGETCCTWRFDQFSALSISSESFRSDSSTHF